CTTGTGTCCCCTCGCGAAGCGCCGTTCGATCGCGAGCGAATAGCGAGACATACCGAAACAGAAGATAAAATAGAACACCGCAGCGAAGGCGTAACCCGAGAAACGGGTCGTGGGCGTGCTCCAGGTAGGGTCCGTCAACGTGGCTTCAATGGTACGCAGGAGATCAAAGATGCCGACGATGGAAACGAGCGTCGTGTCCTTGAAAAGCGCGATGAACACATTGACGATGCCGGGGATCACGATGCGCAGGGCCTGCGGAAGCACCACCAGGCGCATCATCGTCCAATAGCCGAGGCCGAGCGACATCGCGCCCTCGTATTGCCCCTTCGGGATCGCCTGCAGTCCGCCGCGCACGACCTCCGCCATATAGGCGGCGGCGAAGATCGCCACGCCCACCAGTGGGCGCAGCAATCTGTCCGGCGTCATGTTGCCCGGCAGAAACAGAGGCAGCATGGTGTTGGCCATGAACAGCACGGTAATCAGCGGCACGCCGCGGATTACCTCGATGAAGATGACACTGGCCAGCCTGATCGCCGGTAACGCCGACCGTCGGCCAAGCGCAAGCACCACGCCGAAGGGCAGCGAGAACACGATGCCGACGATCGACACGATCAAGGTGACGAGGATGCCGCCCCAGAGCGACGTGTCGACGGTGCTCAGACCGACGGCATTCCAGCCGCTGAGCAGGATGAACGACACGATCGGGTAAACGATGAAGAAATAGATGGCGCCCAGGTTGCGCCGTGGAGCGTCGAGCCAAAGCATCCAGACGACGCCGATCGCCGTGAGCACGAAGAAGATATCGACTCGCCAGCGCTGCTCCCAGGGGTAGGAGCCGTAGATGAAATAGCTGAGCTTTGCTCCCACATAGGCCCAGCAGGCGCCGACCTCGCCTCCGCCGGGGCCCGCCAGGCAAGCTTCACGATCCTGCCCTGTCCATACCGCGTCGATCAGCGCGAATTTGATCAAGGGCATGAAGATGAGATACGCGAGATAGAGCGTTATCACCGTCATTGCGATGTTGAGCGGTGACGACAACAGGTGGGCACGCACCCAGGCAATCGGTCCGCTGACCAGCGCGGGCGGCGGCTCCGGATCCACCTGGGTCTGACGAAGATAGGGCTGTGGGGTCACAAGCATCGACATCGCAGCCTCACCGTTCGACGATCGCCATGCGGCGGTTATAGATGTTCATCAGCAGCGACGTGACGACGCTGATGGCGAGATAGACAGCCATCGTGATCGCGATCACCTCGACCGCCTGCCCCGTCTGGTTGAGCACTGTGCCCATGAAGACCTGGACGAGATCGGGATAACCAATCGCGACCGCCAGCGAGGAATTCTTGACGAGATTGAGGTACTGGTTGGTCAGCGGCGGGATGATCACCCGCATCGCCTGCGGCACCACCACCAGCCGGAGAGTCGGGCTGGAATGAAGGCCAAGCGCGTAGGCGGCCTCGGTCTGTCCGCGAGAGACCGAGAGAATTCCGGCCCTGACGATTTCGGCAATGAACGCGGCCGTGTAAGTCGCCAGGCCGATCAAAAGCGCCACGAATTCAGGAAAGACCTGGATTCCGCCGGCGAAATTGAACCCGCGCAGCTCAGGGTAATTGAAGGTCAGCGGCTGCCCCATCAGGAAAAAGACCGCCAGAGGCAATCCGATGATGAGGCTGAGGGCGATGCGAACGACTGGATACTGCCGGCCGGTCGCCAGTTGCTGGCGGTGGGCCCAGCGGTGAAACAGGTAAGCGCCCGTGATCGCAACCGCGAGGCTGATCCAGACCCAGGCGAAACGTTCCCCGAACAACGGCTGAGGAATGAAGAGCCCGCGGCTGTTGAGATAGGTTCCTGCGCCGAGTTCGAGAGACTGCCGCGGACCCGGCAGCGGCTTCAGCACCGCGTTGTACCAGATGAACAGCTGCAGCAGCAGCGGGACGTTGCGGACGCATTCGACATAGACTGCGGCGAGTTTCGCGACGATCCAGTTCTGCGATAGCCGCGCCACGCCGATCGCGAAGCCGAGGATGGTGGCGAGGACGACGGCGATTGCGGCGACGAGCAGGGTGTTCAACAGTCCGACGAAGAATGCGTCGGCATAGGTAGACCCTGACGACGAAAATGGAATGAGCTTCTGGTTGACGTCGAACCCAGCCGGCTGACTGAGGAAGCCAAAGCCGGAGGCAATGCGTGCGGCGCGCAGATTCTCAATGGCGTTACTGGCCGCGCCATAGACGAGGAATGCCAGGACAGCGACCAGCACGAACTGGTAAATGAAGCCCCTGATCTTCGGATCGTTGATCAGGGACCCGCGTTTGGGTCCGGAAACGTCAGCGCTGGACACGGCCACTCCCCGATTTTATCGTCCGATGATCCGAAATTCGCGTCAAATTCATTATAATCCTGATTGCGAAAGAGCAGGAGAAGCACCGCAAACTCTTGGCCATATGCGCAAGAAGTCTGGTTCGGAACGCGTCGGCCGGGGATGCCACAGGACCGGCCTCACCTGCTTCTTCCCAGCCGGATAGGTCTTTGTTTCCAGCTGCTTGCATTCAATGCAGAAGCTGGCGCTTATTCCCGCCGTGGCCTTCTCTCAGAGCTTAGTGCTATCTCCGCCACTTTGATAACCGCCAGATGCTCCGCGCGCCTCTCGCTTCATCACCTTGATCTTCCTGGGCACGATCAGCGCCTACGGGATTTACCGACACGCACGGGCCGCGCCTGCGCCGGCAACTCCGGGTGGGGTTTTCCATATCAACGGCCCACTCCCTCTAGCCGAGGCAGCGGCGCAAGATCAGCGAAGCTAGCACTGCACCTCCGTGTGGCGAAGAATGCGTTTGCTTGACTGTAAACATTAACAGACTAACGAGCTTTGGCAATTTTGCATCCGCAGCAAGTCACATGCAATTCGATCCAACAATAGTCTAAGAGACTAGCAAGCAAGCAATCCATAGGCCTAACCAACAACGGGAAGGACCTGGCTGTGCTGGATCGCGTTCAGCGAACAACGGCGTCCGCCGGTTAGATCGATGGCAGCCGTGGAAATCGCACAGTGATTTGGAAAGCTGGCGGGCGATCTGGAGGACGAAGCCCATTACAGCTTAAGTCCTGAGCCATGAAACGATGGAATGAAGGCAGCCCTCAAGATCAGCGTCATTTTACCCGGAATCGAGGCCCATCGCTGAGGAAGCGCATGGCCGTACCATTGCCGTGTCCAAACGCCGGCACCCGGTAGTAACGGAAAAGCCTTGGCAGGAGCCTGCCAATTCAGGAATCACCTGGCGCTGGCGTCGGGCCAATTTCCACGCTGCCCTCAGGAAGGTTGCTCCGGCAGCTTGCCCGCCGGAGCCAAAATCAGCCACGAAGTTCAGGCGCTTGGGTCAAGCGTGGACACCTGACCGGGCCTTCGTCCATGCCCGATCAGCGCACTGGCGGCGCATACATCAACCCGCCCTTCGTCCACAGCGCATTCAAGCCGCGCTTGATCTTGAGTGGGGTCTTCTCACCCAGGTTGCGCTCGAAGACGTCGCCGTAGTTCCCGACATGCTTGACGATGCGCACGGCCCAATCCTTGGTCAGCCCGATGCCCTCGCCATAGTTGCCCTCCGTGCCGAGCAGGCGCTTCACTTCCGGGTTCTGCGACTGGAGCTGCTCGGTGACATTGGCCTGCGACACGCCAAGATCTTCGGCATTGACCATCGCGAAGAACGTCCAGTGCACGAGATCATACCACTGGTCGTCGCCATGGCGGACCGCCGCCGCGAAGGGCTCCTTCGAGATGATTTCCGGCAGGACGATGCTGTCGTCAGGCGCGACGAGCCGCAGACGCTCCGCGTAGAGCGCCGAGGCATCAGTGGTGAAGGCGTCGCAACGTCCGGAGTCATAGGCCTTCACGGCTTCCGACGAGGAGGCGAAAGCCACGACCTCATATTTGATGTTATGGGAGCGGAAGAAGTCCGCGAGGTTGAGCTCGGTGGTCGTGCCCTGCTGAACGCAGACCGAAGCGCCATTGAGTTCGAGCGCGGATTTCACGCCCAAGCCCTTGCGGACCATGAAACCCTGGCCGTCATAATAGTTGGTGGACGTAAAATTCAGGCCGAGCGATGTATCGCGCGACATGGTCCAAGTGGTGTTGCGGATGAGGACATCCACTTCACCAGACTGGAGCGCGGTGAAGCGATCCTTGGCCGACAAGGGTACGAATTTCACCTTGGTCGGATCATCGAAGATCGCAGCGGCGATCGCGCGGCACATGTCGACATCGAAGCCGGTCCATTCGCCCTTGTCATTCGGGACGCCGAAACCGGCGAGGCCGGTGTTCGAGCCACATTGCAGCACACCGCGTTGCTTGACCTGGTCCAGCGTCGCGGCTGCAGCCGAGGACATGGCAGTGGTGGCGCCAAGCGCAGCGATCCCCAGCGCCGTCGCGAGCGCCGTCAACTTTGATTTCATTGCTGTTCTCCTACTCTGGTTTCGCTTCCCCGCCAACAACGAACCTCTCTTGGCGCCTGCCAGTACCGGCCCCTCCGGCACCTGCAGTTCGATCCGGTCGGCACGAAACCTCAATAAATCTGCATCACATTCGAGATTAACGCGGCGGTCAAGAGCCGCATCATAGCGCTTTCGTGTGGCTTGACGGGGATGCCGTGCGCGGTGCAGTGAGCACGACACCTTTTTCACGAATGGTCGAAATCCTGGAGGCGCCGGCATGCGCAAGCTGACAGCAAGCGATATCGAAGGCTTGGGCGACGGCACGCGGATGGTGGTGGCCGGGCGCCACCCGGACGAGAATTTCGGTTTCGTGAATCCGCCCGTCGTGCACGGCTCGACGGTTCTCAGCCCCACCATGGCCGATCTCGTCGGCCATACCGGCCGCTACAGCTACGGGCGCCGGGGCTCCCCCACCATGGGCGCTCTCGAAGAGGCGCTCGTGGCACTCGAGGGCAAGGAAAGTGCCGGCGTCGTCCTCTGTCCCTCCGGTCTCGCCGCTGTAAGCACCGCCCTCCTTTCCTGCCTCAGGGCGGGCGATCACCTTTTGATGACTGACAGCGTCTACGGTCCG
This portion of the Chelatococcus sp. YT9 genome encodes:
- a CDS encoding amino acid ABC transporter permease, yielding MSMLVTPQPYLRQTQVDPEPPPALVSGPIAWVRAHLLSSPLNIAMTVITLYLAYLIFMPLIKFALIDAVWTGQDREACLAGPGGGEVGACWAYVGAKLSYFIYGSYPWEQRWRVDIFFVLTAIGVVWMLWLDAPRRNLGAIYFFIVYPIVSFILLSGWNAVGLSTVDTSLWGGILVTLIVSIVGIVFSLPFGVVLALGRRSALPAIRLASVIFIEVIRGVPLITVLFMANTMLPLFLPGNMTPDRLLRPLVGVAIFAAAYMAEVVRGGLQAIPKGQYEGAMSLGLGYWTMMRLVVLPQALRIVIPGIVNVFIALFKDTTLVSIVGIFDLLRTIEATLTDPTWSTPTTRFSGYAFAAVFYFIFCFGMSRYSLAIERRFARGHKR
- a CDS encoding amino acid ABC transporter substrate-binding protein yields the protein MSSAAAATLDQVKQRGVLQCGSNTGLAGFGVPNDKGEWTGFDVDMCRAIAAAIFDDPTKVKFVPLSAKDRFTALQSGEVDVLIRNTTWTMSRDTSLGLNFTSTNYYDGQGFMVRKGLGVKSALELNGASVCVQQGTTTELNLADFFRSHNIKYEVVAFASSSEAVKAYDSGRCDAFTTDASALYAERLRLVAPDDSIVLPEIISKEPFAAAVRHGDDQWYDLVHWTFFAMVNAEDLGVSQANVTEQLQSQNPEVKRLLGTEGNYGEGIGLTKDWAVRIVKHVGNYGDVFERNLGEKTPLKIKRGLNALWTKGGLMYAPPVR
- a CDS encoding amino acid ABC transporter permease, giving the protein MSSADVSGPKRGSLINDPKIRGFIYQFVLVAVLAFLVYGAASNAIENLRAARIASGFGFLSQPAGFDVNQKLIPFSSSGSTYADAFFVGLLNTLLVAAIAVVLATILGFAIGVARLSQNWIVAKLAAVYVECVRNVPLLLQLFIWYNAVLKPLPGPRQSLELGAGTYLNSRGLFIPQPLFGERFAWVWISLAVAITGAYLFHRWAHRQQLATGRQYPVVRIALSLIIGLPLAVFFLMGQPLTFNYPELRGFNFAGGIQVFPEFVALLIGLATYTAAFIAEIVRAGILSVSRGQTEAAYALGLHSSPTLRLVVVPQAMRVIIPPLTNQYLNLVKNSSLAVAIGYPDLVQVFMGTVLNQTGQAVEVIAITMAVYLAISVVTSLLMNIYNRRMAIVER